From Streptomyces sp. GSL17-111, one genomic window encodes:
- a CDS encoding DUF350 domain-containing protein encodes MAEIFESAGQALLYGLVGFAVMACGFIALDLVTPGKLVHVVWTERNRGAAVLLAGQTLAIGLVIADAIAASESERGLADGLLSTLLYGLVGVLVMTLVSVVVSLMTPGRMGHAVLDDNGDRPHPAAWVQSAMYIGTAFMVGAALA; translated from the coding sequence GTGGCAGAGATCTTCGAGTCGGCAGGACAGGCCCTGCTGTACGGCCTGGTCGGCTTCGCCGTCATGGCCTGCGGCTTCATCGCCCTCGACCTGGTGACCCCGGGCAAGCTGGTGCACGTGGTGTGGACCGAGCGCAACCGCGGGGCGGCCGTGCTCCTCGCCGGCCAGACCCTCGCCATCGGCCTGGTCATCGCCGACGCCATCGCCGCCAGCGAGTCCGAACGGGGGCTCGCGGACGGGCTGCTCAGCACGTTGCTGTACGGACTCGTCGGCGTCCTCGTCATGACCCTGGTCTCCGTCGTCGTCAGTCTCATGACACCGGGCAGGATGGGGCACGCCGTGCTCGACGACAACGGGGACCGTCCGCACCCGGCGGCCTGGGTCCAGTCGGCGATGTACATCGGCACGGCCTTCATGGTCGGCGCGGCGCTGGCCTGA
- a CDS encoding endonuclease I family protein: MPVLHTARRRWGAALLAGAALAAVTLGAPATATPSPTGTTGADAIVAEHDAYYDAYYEDAYGKSGEQLKAALHSIVSDQTTLSYSQVWDALRNTDEHPDDASSVVLLYSGYSKSKYDNGGDVDDWNREHVWAKSHGDFGTSRGPGTDLHHLRPTDVTVNSARGNKDFDHGGSPVHQAPESRTDSDSFEPRDAVKGDVARMIFYMAVRYEGGDSHADLELNDQVGNGSAPYMGRLSVLKQWHEQDPPDAFETRRNDIIHDTYQGNRNPFIDHPEWADSIWP, translated from the coding sequence ATGCCCGTCCTCCACACGGCGCGCCGGCGGTGGGGTGCCGCGCTGCTCGCCGGTGCCGCGCTCGCCGCCGTGACCCTGGGCGCCCCGGCCACCGCCACTCCGTCCCCCACCGGTACGACCGGCGCGGACGCCATCGTCGCGGAACACGACGCCTACTACGACGCCTACTACGAGGACGCGTACGGCAAGAGCGGCGAGCAGCTCAAGGCCGCCCTGCACTCCATCGTCAGCGACCAGACCACCCTGTCGTACTCCCAGGTGTGGGACGCGCTGCGGAACACCGACGAGCACCCGGACGACGCCTCCAGCGTGGTCCTCCTCTACTCGGGCTACTCCAAGAGCAAGTACGACAACGGCGGCGACGTCGACGACTGGAACCGCGAGCACGTCTGGGCCAAGTCCCACGGCGACTTCGGCACCTCCCGGGGGCCCGGTACCGACCTGCACCACCTGCGCCCCACGGACGTGACCGTCAACAGCGCACGCGGGAACAAGGACTTCGACCACGGCGGCAGCCCGGTCCACCAGGCCCCGGAGAGCCGCACCGACAGCGACTCCTTCGAACCGCGCGACGCGGTCAAGGGGGACGTCGCCCGCATGATCTTCTACATGGCCGTGCGCTACGAAGGCGGCGACTCGCACGCCGACCTCGAACTCAACGACCAGGTCGGCAATGGTTCCGCCCCGTACATGGGCCGGCTGTCGGTCCTCAAGCAGTGGCACGAGCAGGACCCGCCCGACGCCTTCGAAACGCGCCGCAACGACATCATCCACGACACCTACCAGGGCAACCGCAACCCCTTCATCGACCACCCCGAGTGGGCGGACAGCATCTGGCCGTAA
- a CDS encoding NADP-dependent succinic semialdehyde dehydrogenase: MGIATVNPATGETLKTFDALTGPEVEERIARAAEAFAHHRRTGFPERSELLRRAADLLEADQEEVARTVTTEMGKPLPAARAEAAKCVKAMRWYAEHAEEELADEEPRPEDVRDSGGSRAFVRYRPLGVVLAVMPWNFPLWQVVRFAAPALMAGNVGLLKHASNVPQTALYLEDLFRRAGYPPGCFQTLLVGSGKIEDVLRDPRVAAATLTGSEPAGRAVASVAGDEIMKTVLELGGSDPFIVLPSADLDGAVGTAVTARVQNAGQSCIAAKRFIVHTDVYDAFAERFAEHMAALTVGDPMAEGTDVGPLSSEQGRADVEELVADATAKGARVLCGGRRPERLDRGWYYAPTVLAGITPDMRIHHEEAFGPVATLYRAADLDEAVALANDTPFGLSSNAWTRDTAEQERLVDDLQAGGVYLNGMTASHPGMPFGGTKRSGYGRELAGHGIREFCNVTTVWFGDAAS, encoded by the coding sequence ATGGGCATCGCCACGGTGAATCCGGCCACCGGAGAGACGCTGAAGACGTTCGACGCGCTGACCGGCCCCGAGGTCGAGGAGCGCATCGCGCGGGCGGCCGAGGCCTTCGCGCACCATCGGCGCACCGGCTTCCCGGAGCGCTCGGAGCTGCTGCGACGGGCGGCCGACCTGCTGGAGGCGGACCAGGAGGAGGTGGCGCGCACCGTCACCACCGAGATGGGCAAGCCGCTGCCCGCCGCGCGGGCCGAGGCGGCCAAGTGCGTCAAGGCGATGCGCTGGTACGCGGAGCACGCCGAGGAGGAGCTCGCGGACGAGGAGCCGAGGCCCGAGGACGTCCGCGACTCCGGCGGCTCCCGGGCGTTCGTGCGCTACCGCCCGCTCGGCGTCGTCCTCGCGGTCATGCCGTGGAACTTCCCGCTGTGGCAGGTGGTGCGGTTCGCGGCGCCGGCGCTCATGGCCGGGAACGTGGGACTGCTGAAGCACGCGTCGAACGTCCCGCAGACCGCGCTGTACCTGGAGGACCTCTTCCGCCGCGCCGGGTACCCGCCCGGCTGCTTCCAGACGCTGCTGGTGGGTTCCGGGAAGATCGAGGACGTCCTGCGCGATCCACGGGTCGCGGCGGCGACGCTGACGGGCAGCGAGCCGGCGGGCCGGGCGGTGGCCTCCGTCGCCGGGGACGAGATCATGAAGACGGTGTTGGAGCTCGGCGGCAGCGACCCCTTCATCGTGCTGCCCTCGGCGGACCTGGACGGCGCCGTCGGCACGGCGGTCACGGCGCGGGTGCAGAACGCCGGGCAGTCCTGCATCGCGGCCAAGCGGTTCATCGTGCACACCGACGTCTACGACGCGTTCGCCGAGCGTTTCGCCGAGCACATGGCCGCCCTGACGGTGGGTGACCCGATGGCCGAGGGGACGGACGTGGGGCCGCTCTCCAGCGAGCAGGGGCGGGCGGACGTCGAAGAACTCGTGGCCGATGCCACCGCCAAGGGGGCGCGGGTGCTGTGCGGCGGCCGGCGGCCCGAGCGTCTCGACCGGGGCTGGTACTACGCGCCCACGGTCCTCGCCGGCATCACCCCCGACATGCGCATCCACCACGAGGAGGCGTTCGGGCCGGTGGCCACGCTCTACCGGGCGGCCGATCTCGACGAGGCGGTGGCCCTCGCCAACGACACGCCGTTCGGGCTGAGTTCCAACGCCTGGACGCGGGACACCGCCGAGCAGGAGCGGCTGGTGGACGACCTCCAGGCCGGCGGCGTGTACCTCAACGGCATGACCGCCTCGCACCCCGGGATGCCGTTCGGCGGGACCAAGCGCTCCGGGTACGGGCGTGAACTGGCCGGCCACGGCATCCGCGAGTTCTGCAACGTCACGACGGTGTGGTTCGGGGACGCCGCCTCCTGA
- a CDS encoding iron-containing redox enzyme family protein translates to MTPAPLPAPRGALSEAVLTALRDEPPAPLPAGPPPGLAPYGEDLHLTLYACYELHYHGLTGVSDAWEWNAELLRLRATLEDRFLAALRRDVPAGGSVDDALAGLLVQPADGDGVAGYLEREGRWWQMCEYLTHRSVYHLKEADPHAWVIPRLDGQAKASLVAVEFDEFGAGHGPDVHAELFADALRGAGLDAGYLSHLDRVPAPALAVVNLMSLYGLHRSLRGCLVGHFAAAEISTAPSARKLASALARMDADPACVRFFTEHIEADAVHEQVMRRDVLGDLLARSPGLADDVVFGIRSTSLVEEHLATHLRTSWDRGETSLRRAFQEVPAA, encoded by the coding sequence ATGACGCCCGCACCTCTCCCGGCGCCGCGCGGCGCGTTGAGCGAGGCGGTCCTCACCGCCCTGCGCGACGAACCGCCCGCCCCGCTCCCCGCCGGACCGCCGCCCGGCCTCGCACCCTACGGCGAGGATCTGCACCTGACCCTCTACGCCTGCTACGAACTGCACTACCACGGCCTCACGGGCGTCTCGGACGCCTGGGAGTGGAACGCGGAGCTGCTGCGTCTGCGCGCCACGCTGGAGGACCGCTTCCTCGCCGCGCTGCGTCGTGACGTCCCGGCGGGGGGCTCCGTCGACGACGCCCTGGCGGGCCTGCTGGTGCAGCCCGCGGACGGCGACGGCGTCGCCGGCTACCTGGAGCGGGAGGGCCGGTGGTGGCAGATGTGCGAATACCTCACCCATCGCTCCGTGTACCACCTCAAGGAAGCCGATCCGCACGCCTGGGTCATCCCCCGGCTGGACGGCCAGGCCAAAGCGAGCCTGGTGGCGGTGGAGTTCGACGAGTTCGGCGCCGGCCACGGTCCCGACGTCCACGCCGAGCTCTTCGCCGACGCCCTGCGCGGTGCCGGGCTGGACGCCGGATACCTCAGCCACCTCGACCGCGTGCCCGCCCCGGCGCTCGCCGTCGTGAACCTCATGTCCCTGTACGGCCTGCACCGTTCGCTGCGCGGCTGCCTCGTCGGCCACTTCGCCGCCGCGGAGATCTCCACCGCGCCCAGCGCCCGGAAGCTGGCCTCCGCCCTCGCCCGGATGGACGCCGACCCGGCCTGCGTGCGGTTCTTCACCGAGCACATCGAGGCCGACGCGGTCCACGAACAGGTCATGCGCCGCGACGTGCTCGGCGACCTCCTCGCCCGTTCCCCCGGCCTCGCCGACGACGTCGTCTTCGGCATCCGCAGCACCTCACTCGTCGAGGAGCACCTCGCCACCCACCTGCGGACGTCCTGGGACCGCGGTGAGACCTCCCTGCGGCGCGCCTTCCAGGAGGTGCCCGCGGCCTGA
- a CDS encoding polyamine aminopropyltransferase — MSTTRSPAAPSRLPRFLLLLAVFLCAACGLVYELALTALGSYLIGNSVMQTSVVLSVMVFAMGIGSLAAKPLRRRAVGAFALVEGLLALVGGLSVLVLYAAFAWLRVYTPAMIVIAFVVGVLIGAEIPLLMTMLQRIRRQEAGGAVADMFAVDYIGALVGGLCFPLLLLPTFGQLKGALVVGVVNAVAGVIVVLWIFRREMRRVVRTALLTGVAGVLAVLTGAYVLADDIEISARQRLYRDPIIHSETTPYQDIVVTRSSAFTGERDLRLFLNGDLQFSSVDEYRYHEALVHPGLSGERSSVLVLGGGDGLALREILRYDDVEEVTLVDLDPAMTRLAGSFAPLRGLNEGAMDDPRVTVVNTDAFTWLRDVGRRYDAVLIDFPDPDTAALAKLYSVEFYHLLRGALAPGSSVVVQGGSPFFAPKSYWSVVATLRTAGYATTEYQVDVPSFGNWGFVLAAPGGGEPPEARLAEDPPPLRFLDEAVLEAATVFPVDRRPQDVRASTLMDPVILEYSRHEWQAY; from the coding sequence GTGAGCACCACCCGAAGCCCGGCCGCCCCCTCCCGGCTGCCGCGGTTCCTCCTGTTGCTCGCGGTCTTCCTCTGCGCCGCCTGCGGGCTGGTCTACGAACTGGCACTGACCGCCCTCGGCAGCTACCTCATCGGCAACTCGGTGATGCAGACGTCGGTGGTGCTGTCCGTCATGGTCTTCGCCATGGGGATCGGCTCCCTGGCGGCCAAGCCCCTACGCCGCCGGGCGGTGGGGGCGTTCGCGCTGGTCGAAGGGCTGCTCGCCCTGGTGGGCGGGCTCTCGGTGCTCGTCCTGTACGCCGCCTTCGCCTGGCTGCGGGTCTACACCCCGGCGATGATCGTCATCGCCTTCGTCGTCGGCGTCCTCATCGGCGCCGAGATCCCCTTGCTCATGACGATGCTCCAGCGCATCCGACGACAGGAGGCCGGCGGCGCCGTGGCCGACATGTTCGCCGTCGACTACATCGGGGCGCTCGTCGGCGGCCTGTGCTTCCCGCTGCTCCTCCTGCCCACGTTCGGCCAGCTCAAGGGCGCCCTCGTGGTCGGCGTGGTCAACGCGGTGGCGGGCGTCATCGTCGTGTTGTGGATCTTCCGCAGGGAGATGCGACGCGTGGTCCGTACCGCGCTGCTCACCGGAGTGGCGGGCGTCCTCGCCGTGCTGACCGGGGCCTACGTGCTGGCGGACGACATCGAGATCTCCGCCCGGCAGCGGCTCTACCGTGACCCGATCATCCACTCCGAGACGACGCCGTACCAGGACATCGTCGTCACCCGCTCCTCGGCCTTCACCGGCGAGCGGGACCTGCGCCTGTTCCTCAACGGGGATCTCCAGTTCTCCTCCGTCGACGAGTACCGGTATCACGAGGCCCTCGTCCACCCGGGCCTGTCGGGGGAGCGGTCCTCGGTGCTCGTCCTGGGCGGCGGGGACGGGCTGGCACTGCGCGAGATCCTGCGCTACGACGACGTCGAGGAGGTCACCCTCGTCGACCTGGACCCGGCGATGACCCGGCTGGCCGGTTCCTTCGCCCCCTTGCGCGGACTCAACGAGGGCGCGATGGACGATCCCCGCGTCACCGTGGTGAACACCGACGCCTTCACCTGGCTGCGGGACGTCGGCCGACGCTACGACGCCGTCCTCATCGACTTCCCCGACCCGGACACCGCGGCGCTGGCCAAGCTGTACTCGGTGGAGTTCTACCACCTCCTGCGCGGCGCGCTGGCCCCCGGGAGCTCGGTCGTGGTCCAGGGCGGCTCGCCGTTCTTCGCGCCCAAGAGCTACTGGTCCGTCGTGGCCACGCTCCGCACCGCGGGCTACGCCACCACCGAGTACCAGGTCGACGTCCCCAGCTTCGGGAACTGGGGGTTCGTCCTGGCCGCGCCCGGCGGCGGGGAACCCCCCGAAGCCCGGCTCGCCGAGGACCCGCCGCCGCTGAGATTCCTCGACGAGGCCGTGCTGGAGGCCGCCACCGTCTTTCCGGTGGACCGTCGGCCGCAGGACGTGCGGGCCAGCACGCTCATGGACCCGGTGATCCTGGAGTACAGCCGGCACGAGTGGCAGGCGTACTGA